The sequence CGAACTGACTAACGAAGAGAAGTTTTACAACATCTTTTTCGTGAACTTGAAAGAGTATTGTTCCggtaaattcaaatcaatgaaaaacactCTTGCTGCCTTCGGGTGGCACAAGAAATACATACCCTGGTTGGAGAGACCCCATAAAATCGAGTTTAAAGAGCTCCATTGTGGGTACCAGCAAGGTTTTGGCTTTATAGGTTTATTCTCCTCTCTTTTCCTTCATTCAATATATTTAATCATAGTTGTTAAATATTATTCCATAAATTAATAACAGCTTGACTTGATTGATTGTAGCTAACCACCTTTGGAACCCTAAGTTATTAAAAGTGCGGTTTAAGGAGTATAAATCTCTGCCTTTTTCTATACGGTGAGTTTACTATACATTACCCTACTCTTTTGGCATTTTTTTAATGGTTATTATTTTAATTacacatatattacatatataaacCCTACCTAATTGTGTTACTCTTTCAAATCTTATATAATAATGTATTGTAGACTACAATGGCTAACATCTCATTTCATTTTAAGACGCCGGTGAGTATtccttttttttaaatatatttttatatttattttgtttttcAATTTTGTTTTTATCTTATCCTACATTTTTTCTTATATATTCCTGATCATACTCTCTTTGTTTATTGCCGGTGCTGATTTCATTGTAGCTGTCTTGCCTTCTCCTTCTTTCACTATAGAAAATGTGAGTTCCTtgatgttttattattattaaattaaatattttgttttattatattattactactaaaataaaCTAGTCAAAGACCCGTGAATTtgcgggttttatttaaaaaattattaaTATGCAACAATAATCCACACAACTGTTTGTAGATTCAAATGTTGCATATAAATAAGGTGAAAGGATGTTGACACTTTTTAAACACGAGTGTTTTTAAGCACTTTTTTAATGAAGTAGTAAATACAAATCATTTAAGATGATCATAACTAAACATAGGACTATGTATAGAACATACATTTTTATAAAGGTTAATAGGTAGTGGAGACAAAATGTAAATATAATAGCATAATTAATCCATCAACCACAAAATAGAAAAACATTAAAAACTATATGAATCAACTAATATCAAACCATATTCAAACTTCATACCAATGCAAATGAAGCAACTAATATCAAACCATATTCAAACTTCATACCAATGCAAATGAAGCAACCAATATCAAACCATATTCAAACTTCATATCAATGCAAAAGACGTATACCATCCACTTTGTTTTCAAAAGCCAACCAAATTTCCAAAGCGAACACAAATTAAACTTCATACCAATTCACATCAATACCATCACTAAATCTCCCTTTGtaacataaaaaataaaatgaaatattgcTACTCGACTCGTCTGACCCACTTGTCTCATAGTTGATATCCAACACATAATGGGAGCTTGAGCAAAATTTCATGACGTTGAAAACTTATACAAACCATATTCCTAAAAACACCCATTTGCAATGGGCTTTTGCTTTTGCTTGTCTTTGTTAAAAAAGTAGAAGGAACactacatattacacaaataaatgATTCTGGACAAAACGGGTCAAATACCATGCTTGCAGAACGTAGAAAACAACAGTGAAGATTAAATAAAGAGTAATTTTAGATGATAAACTTTACATTTGAAGTGAAAGATTAACATATATACCTCCAGGCCACCTTTATATATAAAGGCTCTTTATTTAGGGTTTATACTGTACAAACTGTAAACATTAATTGTCATTCGGATACATCAAATAACACAGAAAAAAATATGAATGACTAACAAAACAGTTTTTAAAAAAACTACAAACCAATGACAACATGGATCTCTTAGCAAAAAATAAACAATTGTTAGGATTTAATAACCATTAATGAAACCAAACGATGAAAATCAAAGAAAAACCTGCAGACGATAGCACTAAAAAGCCAAAGAATAGTTCGCGAAAAAAAAAAGAATCTTTAGTCAAGCGTGAATTTAGCTCGGTTAACTTTAGCTTGACCTAAAGAACAACACCATACAATACATATCCTAGATTACATgttttaattatatcatttcaagcaTAATTAAATGGTACTAAAACAGCCAAGTAAAATATCGTATACCACAAAACTAAGAAACAACACACCAAATAAAACAATCCAACTAAATTATAAGAAGAAACTGTAaatacaacacttatatgtaatatatcatatatgtatattactaaaagtcatttattattatgtgtgtgtttttaagattatatgtatatgtatattattactaaaagtcaTTTATTACTATGTGTGTATGTTTAAGAATATATGTATATTACTAAAAGTTATGAGTGTGTGTTTAAGTtatttattactaaaagtcaatgttggttaatacaacacttatatgtaatatatcatatatgtatattactaaaagtcatttattattatgtgtgtgtgtttttaagattatatgttatatgtatatgtatattattactaaaagtcaTTTATTACTATGTGTGTATGTTTAAGAATATATGTATATTACTAAAAGTCATTTATTACTATGAGTGTGTGTTTAAGTtatttattactaaaagtcaatGTTGGTCAACGTCTGACTCGTCACCGGCTAGTCCCTCCAAGGTCCTGACAAACTCGCCCCTAACTTGTGACGTTTACAACCTTGATTTTCTCTATAAAAGCGTTTAATCATAAATATGAAAAAATTGATTAAGTAAAAAATGAATGTGGGAAGGATGTACTTGCACGATAAGGATTCAAAGTCCTTAATTGGATGGATTGATATGATTTGAGATTGCAAAACATGTGGATCGAAGTCACTACGCCAAAAGTAGCAAGAGCCAAAGGTGTAGAAGCTTGTATGCAATTAGCTAATGCTATGCCAAGCATTATTCCAATCGATTTGCTCACCATTCCTTGAGCTTCACCCTTTGCTATTACCTGTCATTTTgaaaatttattaatatatttttatttttttttcaaaaaaatataTCTTTTATGTTAATGGTACCAGAAACGTGTATAAGCAATAATAAATTACCTCTGCAAAGTTCCTCTGCAGCGAAACCTACAAAAAAAACAGCACCTGGTTGCAGCCTGTGATTTTAAGAAGAGTTTAACTACAAGTAATCCCAAGTATGCATAATATTGTGTTAGATGAATTATATACTTCCAAATCTATGATGAAGGAACACAATGAGAATATAAACCCACAATCTTCCGATAAAATAACTAAAGGTGTCAAATATGACCCATTAATATGATAATTGATCCATACGACCCATGAGCTCATCTTATATCTCTAACGGGTCAAGTGGTTAAGACCTAAGACATGAGATTTTCAGACAGTGATATGTGTCGATTGGACCAAGTGGGTCAAATGGACTTTAGCACATCTAAAATTTAAATGCATAAAACCTCCAAACTTCTTAGCTAACAAAAGTTAAAACTATAGCTGCAGATCGCCCTGCACCAGAAGCAGCACCGATCGGGACAAAACGATGTGGAAAAGCAGGCGTTAAAAGCAACATTGCAATGGAGGTTACATGGCTACTAAATATTAAGTGTAGATCACGTCCTACCCTAATATAAAGTATATGAATATTATTAAATCAATATATTGACCTTTTAGAATAGTGGAAGAAATTGTTAAATCATCAACTGTAGGTAATACTATCATTTTTaaattatcatatatcatatagtTGCATCATAAAGTACATAAAAGTAACAAAAACTAAAGACTGAAAGATAAAGTAAATACCTCAAGCTATGTAAAGTTACATTTGTAATTCATAAACCATACCAATTGACTGTTTGCCCCTCAATTTAGAAAGGATATGATATAAACCATTCAGATCAGAAAGCATATACAATTCCATGAAAAATCCGTAAATTTTTGGGTTAAAAATGAAAGCTACACCAAAATAAGAATCCATGAAGAATCCTATTCAACAATCCTGCATTTTCAATGTTTATGAGATTAAAATTAGTGAAACCCGCTACATTTTTAGCACAAGAATGCTAGCTACACCAAGCTTATTTTCATTATTGGTAACATCAATGTCAATTAACGGTTTCTCAAAGATCTCTTCCGTCCCCACCACCTCGTATTAAAATGTCATAAAAAATCatgtaatgataattataattatttacaaTAAAACACATTAACGGAGAATCATGAACAATTACACATACTAAAATCACAGGGCCATAAGGAACATTATACTAAAAAAAGATAAAAAAGGAATTGAAAATTTAAGTGTTTATGCAATCTTGTTTTGTTAGTCATTAAATTGCCACATACACGAACACACCTGCTCGAAGGCACCTTAGTTGAATCACCACATTTTACCCTGATTTTCCAAATAAGTTGGTGTCGTAACTGTCGTTAATGTAGCGACAATccaaaaaaaaacctaaaaaaaaattaaacaaatatgtatatagatCAATCAAGGTTTAAAAAAAAGGAAACGCGCCTCAACTACGCGGATAGCTAAGAATAATCATCATATCAGTGGAATTCTAATtatataatgaaagtaatgaaattTGAGACCAACCCAAAACTTAAAAACGAAACCAACCTTGAAAATGTAAATACGAAAGATTTTGGCAACACGGCAACGACGTAACTGTCATCAATTGCCGGTGTCTAAAAAAAGAGTTAAAAAATCGCGATTAACATCCACGGTACTTGTGTAAATCAATAAATCAAATCAAGAAAATATAATGACTATAAACAATTGAGTTTGCAAACTTACAATCTGATTATAGAACATTGTTAGAAAAGATCAACAACCTTATTAATCGGTTGAATGAAGTCGGAGCCTTCCATGATAACTTTGAAAATCAACAGTTAAATCACTCAtcgatgatgatgatttcattTATTTAGATGATTGTTTGTTTCATATTTGACTGGGATTTGAGAAGATTTGGAAAAATCAGGGTTGATTAGAAATTgtgaaaaaaataattatatacAAACCTTTTGATTGattttattatttgaaataataattatCTTTTGACTTAATTAACGTAATTGATTGTTTCCTAATTTTTTGCTATTTTTCAATTTATTACGTGTTTTACGAACTAACATTTAACAAACGAATTTAAAACAAACAGGGGTATCGAAAAGTAATCTGCTTTTAAATGAATTTTGTATTATGtaataatcatttgatattatgatcCAATGGTTGTAATTAATAGATTTGAAAAAATCAATAATCAAGATCCTTTTATTGAAATAAATATTACTTAATTTGGCTTTTCTTTTAATAAGAAGAGGGATATAAACTAAAGACCCGTGAGTTCACTGGattagttaaaaaaaattaatataatcaaAGCGGACATTCGAGCAAACATAAAAACACAAAGAACCCTTACCGAACTAATTCAATTTGATCGAACCAATCCGGCCGGATTTGATATAATCAAAGCGGACATTCGAGCAAACATAAAAACACAAAGAACCCTTACCGAACTAATTCAATTTGGTCGAACCAATCCGGCCTCTCAAATCCGGCTTAGAAATCATAGCATCCGGATTTTCATGAACTTCTTGTTTACCTCTTCGGGATTTGTAAGAAAACTATTCAACGTTAGACAAATCACATCCAATATGATTTCCTAACGAAGGGGGAATAATTTCCTGATTCGCTAGATTTTTGGAGACCTTTGACATTATCCACCTTAGAAAAATCAACGACATCAACCCGCTTCACCACTTCAATCTTCGATTTAAATGCCTTATCCATCCTCTTGCACGATGACCCGACGACCTCCGCACCATGCCTTCTGTCAACCGAAATACTAGCATGATGATCATTTGAACCTCCTGCATCGCTCACATCTTTTGGAATATTGAAAAGCAAGTGCAAAGAATTACTAAAATCCTTTAAATCTTCATCAGATTGCAAACAAATAGATTTGCCAATATCTCCTTTTTTCTTTGGCAAAACAGAACCAGAATGAACACCACTAGCCACATCCTTTTAACTTCTAGCAAGGGACGTACCCGAACCCGTTTTAACCACATCCTCATCCTCGATCTTCTTCGATGCATTATTAAGAGAACCAAACTGCAACTCTGTCCCAACTATAAATCCAATGATTATTGGGATCCACCGAAGAACACAGCTGTCCAACTTTCAGCTGCTATCACAGCCTATGCTAGGAGGTAACATTCTGTCTCAGTCTCGGAAGCTTGCGCAACAACAATATTTGTATCCTCTTTCGAACCGTGATGATCCAAAACCGAGTAACCCGAACCCGAATCAACCTGGATATTACACCCACCCTTGTCAACTTCCTGATGcataacttcttcgtttaaaaCCGGGGCCATCACATTCTTCGAAACCGCTATGACAATATCACctttttatacttatatttatatttatctacaTATATTAATTAgtatattaatgttaatgttaatattaataattaataatatataacataCGAGTAATATTATATATCAATAAGTAAATTATTATCAAtcaattaatttaataattatattttttgtTTCTCTCTCTTGTTTAATATTGATCTCTATTTATCGATTGCAGTCGATAGCGATAGCGATTGTGATAGCGATAGCGACTACGGCTTGGAAATGGTTACTTCGGATGGGGTATATTTTGACGGAACTCCTCTTTTAGGGGAGTGTCTAGTGATCCAAGCGCGATTTATGTGTGGTTTTGGCCCCAAGATACTTCAAATTGATAGCAATACCCTTCAGATGGTTATGGATTTTTGTGAGGGACATAGGAATATTGGGGAAGATTTCATATATGATAATTACATCTTCTACAATAGGCTGACAATGTTTAATTCCAAATTTCGACAACAGCATCACAAGAGTGCTCTTCGTCTTATCATTGTACGcctattctttttattttttttttatttctttaattTTCTATCGTATTCTTGTTTATTTACCCcccctttttttattttttaattagcgTGCTTCATTTTCTGTTTTCATTTCAGGCTGCTTTCAATTTGAGTTTGCGAAGTCTTATCGAATTAATGATGGAAGATGTTGTTGACTTGTTCAACAAAATGACTACTGATGAGGTTTACGACATATTTTCCGTCAACTTGAAAGAGAATGGTGATGACCGTAAATTCAAGTTTATGAAAGATCGCCTATATTATTACAAATGGGCTTTTGCGGATCTTGTTTCTTTGGAAGAAAAACAGGATGCTGGCTCAAGAGGAGTCGAACCTCGTAATACTTATTTTTCTCTCTTCAATCAATAAATTATTAATCCCATGTGTTAAAATATTTTCTTTTTAATAACTACTTGACGTGATTAATTGTAGCCAACAATAACTGGAATTGGAATCCTGAGTTATTAAAAATGACATTCGACCAATATAAATATCTAACATTCGATGAACAGTGAGTTTCTACTCTTGCAACTTCTTTTATGGTtactattttaattttaattacatATTAAGCCTTGCCTAATTGTGTTACTCTTTTGAATTTAATATAATGTATTGTAGACGACAATGGCTAACGGCGCATTTCCTTTTACAAACCCCGTGAGTTTCTTACTTTCTTTCTTttgttttttataattattatctattGTGTTTTCCAAATTTATATACTTAATTTTTTGCTTATTGTCGACGACGGTGGTGATTCCATTGTAGCTCTATTTCTTCTGCCTTCAATGAGCGTTTCAAGGAATCTGATGTTGTGGGTGATGTGGATTTTGTTGTGGATAGAAGCAATGATTATATTAGTCAGTGGCGTTCCCGAAAGTTATCGACTTAAAGATGTCATAACCAGTTGTAATTTACTTATCATCTTGATGATCAAGTGCCATGGATGTATTTTCTTCTCTATCTTTTTAACGTGGTGTTTGCTGAATGCTTAAACTGTATACTTGTTTGGTTGTATTTGATGGATGTTTTAAGTAAAAATGGTTCTATGGTGTCTCATATTTTTATAGGAGCCTGCATTGTAAAAACATGTCTACATCATCAAGGTGATAATTAGTTAGATCTATTTCCAGAAACAACAAATCTTTAGTTTCTTCCGATAGACCATCTTTTATATAAAAACTAGCAACTTATCTTCATCATCACATTCCGATCAATAGGTTTCAAAACTTTCGAAAAGTGCCGTTGCAATGATCTGCTTTTGTTTGTTTCCACCCACCTCTACAAGGAGGATAGTATACACTACAAACTATATTAGGTATTAGGTATAGATATATTAGTTTCCCACTACCCATCAAGTTGAACAAAGAAAGAAATTGCTTCTTTTATTTACTTTTGATGGTTGCTGCAAAGGAAGAACTGCATATTTTTTCAGTAAAACAACATAATGAGCATTTTGAcccaaatataaaaacaaaaaatgataCATAAACTGAAGGAAAAAATTGTTTGGGTGGCCCCTCTGGTTCATCTAAACCAAATTTCACGTTGCGTCCGTGCACTTCTTTTTATGTGCGTGATCACCCGTGGTTTCAAAACTTCGCTTGTGTGCTCCCTACCTCAAACGGACGTTAATAAGGTCCGTTAATCTAGACATGtgatggtattttttttttttttttttttttatcaaacctaaCATTAGTGCAGTGAAAAGACAATGTAGAATATCAAGACAAAGTTGTCCAGTTGTCGTCCTATAATCAGAAGGCATAGAATAGAATGCACACTAAATGTATCCATCAGTGGCTGAAACAAAACCTATACACACCAAAACAATTAATTCAAAAAAGTACTCAGGCCACACATTGAAAATTTAGTACCCATACGAAAGAAAAAGCCATTTGCGTTAAATCACTTAGGAACATCATGTTGGCATGTGAAATGACCTCTTTTACAATGGCTAAAAAGTGCATGTCTTGACAATTTTGCTACCTCTCATTAGTGTTGCAGCTTTGTTACCTCTCATAGTGTTGCAGCTTTGTTACCTCTCATAGTGTTGCTACATAACATAGAAACACAGTGACTTAAATAAGATAAAATAAGTATAATACCCTGATTCGCATACCACGCTTCTAATTTCACTGCAGTTATTATCATGCGTGTGAATGTACAATAGCAGTCTACAATAAGTAAAGTAACAAGTGTTATATTATTTCAAACAGTAAAGTCAAGAGGTAATGGACCTGAAAACCGATTAAATTTACGGTACTTTAAAAACAGGTTTTTGAGGTTACAAAAATTAAATAGGAAGTGCCAGAAACACCTTTGTATTTGCATTTGATTGAAACTAGTCAAGGACCCGCGAATTCCTCGGATTTTTAAGAAAATTTGTTATAAATGGATAATACATTCATGGAACAATATGTATCTTTTTATTACGTATTAATAAAAAAATGGCAATCGTTTACATACATATAGAAAAGGTTAGACAACATAAGTACATAACTACAACTATGGATCAAATGGTTCAAAGTGGCTGAAAGGCATGTATTTGACAAACACATTAAAAACCCATCCTTTTATGATCATAATTGTTCTGTATTAATAATTCTTGTAATcatatttttgcattttacaattgttaatatatttaaataatgTATAAAGAAGTATTTGAAGCTTGCTTAAGTTCAAGCTAACCCATTCTCACCACTGTTCTTAACCCACTCATTTTGTCACCTCTATATTTGTAACTAAAAAGTAGCAGAGAATTAtcaatgtaattttttttttttttttttttttaaaggcaaatttgcatcagtccggaccgaagcctagtcatcatttgcacacacacacgcgctttcgggcaggaaacccgaaccacactctgaggatccgacccttaaaccatcccgaggggcaggcgggccagatcttagtcccggagcgggtcggtaaaaccttccctttgggccaccttcaaggaataatttttcaattcctagagcgggtgacgaggttcgaacccgagacctctagccctgcgattacacaagtgtaaccgcggtaccattgaagcaatgcttcgttggtgaATTATCAATGTATTACATCTTGCATTAACTTCTTGTTAACTTGCTGAAACACACTGCTTAGTGTCGAAGAGAACATCTGTTTGTCTCACATCTGCGAACTCCAAGTAAAAGAGCATTTATCATCAACACAAGATAGTACATCGAACCCACATCGTAGCGGGTATATGGTTAAAGGATGTAATTTTCCTTGTGTATTTCCTTTCCATCGTATGTCAATATATACAGCAATTACATTGGATAAGTATATGTCAAGCCTAAGAAACAATCCCTTGATTTATTAGGGAATTGATATACAATAATATATTTCTATACAAATCCGATATCTATACTATAAATATGAGATACATATAATCGtttaaatttgattctaccattttcatggcgtttcACACTTTTTTTAAACCTACTTATTGGTCGGAAGTCCATTCGgaaacaatctctctatccatagaacattgagcaagaaggactttctctactctttgggtgtttcactctaggtggagaaatgatttctctttattttatgataggagaaggattgtctacatcttacctcctccCATAATCATAACATGCATTCAAAGGTAACTACTCGTTAATCATGGTAAAAGTATCAtctatcatgtagtgacccgaacttttccatgtttatatatattaaatgaaattgttatttacatgattaagtgtttccaacatgttaagcaatcaaacttgttaagacttgattaattgaaataggtttcatatagacaattgaccgcccaagttgaccgatgattcatgaacgttaaaacttgtaaaaactatatgatgacatatatatggttatatatatagttaacatgatattatgataagtatctcattaggtattttaacaatgagttatatacataaaattgagtttattgaattaagaaactcgaaacgatatatataacgattatcattataacaacgtcttactaaatacatatgaatcatattaagatattgatacactatgtttaatcatgataaatgataagtaaacatgtcattatgtatattaacaataaactacatatgtaaaaacaagactactaacttaaggatttcgaaaagagacatatatgtaacgattatcgttgtaacgacatttaaatgtatatatatcatattaagatatagtaatatatcataatatcatgataatataataatttaacatctcattagatataataaacattgggttaacaacatttaacaagatcgttaacttaaaggtttcaaatcaacatttacatgtaacgactaacgatgacttaacgactcagttaaaatgtatatacatgtagtgttttaatatgtattcatacacttttgaaagacttcaagacacttatcaaaatacttttacttaacaaaaatgcttacaattacatcctcgttcagttccatcaacaattctactcgtatgcacccatattcgtactcgtacaatacacagcttttagatgtatgtactattggtatatatactacaatgatcagctcttagcagcccatgtgagtcacctaacacatgtgggaaccatcatttggcaactagcatgaaatatctcataaaattacaaaaatatgagtaatcattcatgacttatttacatgaaaacaaaattacacatcctttatatctaatccatataccaacgaccaaaaacacctacaaacactttcattcttcaattttcttcatctaagtgatctctctcaagttccatcttcaagttctaagtgttcttcataaattccataagtatagtttcataaaaatcaagaatacttccaagtttgcaagtctacttctaagctttctaatccattccaagtaatcatctaagatcaaggaacctttgttattacagtaggttatctttctaattcaaggtaatattcatattcaaactttgattcaatttctacaactataacaatcttatttcgagtgaaaatcttacttgaactgttttcgtgtcatgattctgcttcaagaactttcaagccatccaaggatcctttgaagctagatccatttttctcatttctagtagttttatccagaaaacttgaggttcgtgaatcgatccgtggccaagtcttatttccgaggaaggaaatatctgtgaaagtgagttatagtcccacttttaaaatctaatatttttgggatgagaatacatgcaggttttataaatgatttacaaaatagacacaagtacgtgaaactacattctatggttgaattatcgaaatcgaatatgcccctttttattaactctggtaatctaagaattagggaacagacaccctaattgacgcgaatcttaaagatagatctattgggcctaacaaaccccatccaaagtaccggatgctttagtacttcgaaatttatatcatatccgaagggtgtcccggaatgatggggatattcttatatatgcatcttgttaatgtcggttaccaggtgttcaccatatgaatgatttttatctctatgtataggatatgtattgaaatatgaaatcttgtggtctattgttacgatttgatatatataggttaaacctataactcaccaacatttttgttgacgtttaaagcatgtttattctcaggtgaatattaagagcttccgctgttgcatactaaaataaggacaagatttggagtccatgtttgtatgatattgtgtaaaaactgcattcaagaaaacatatgtcgatgtaatatatttctattgtaaaccattatgtaatggtcgtgtgtaaacagtatattttagattatcattatttgataatctacgtaatgtttttaaaacctttattgataaaataaaggttatagttgttttaaaaatgaatgcagtctttgaaaaacgtctcatatagaggtcaaaacttcgcaacgaaatcaattaatatggaacgcttataatcaatatgaacgggacatttcatatcatAATAGTAATGCAAGGCAttataaaagaaagaaaaaagggATAAAAGTACCAGCAGATTAAAGGAGTTctgaaagtacaaaagtgacaacttctgaCGCACCTTCAATCGTTTACAGACTCCGTTTAGTGCCTACTCTAGGTAATCATCGCTAATCGATAATTAATTCATATTCCTAGAGAGATAAAGTAGAGAGAGAAGTGAGATTGAGAGTTGATTAtgtggaaaatggatgacaaatgacCCTATTTATACTAATTTCTAGCCTGATAGGTTGGGTACAGTGCCCAGGTAGAGTGGGCAAGCTGTGAAGCCCCGTCCAAAAATCTATGGTAGGGATCGTCAACTCCAGGTCCATTACACTGTATAACACTACATGCTGTTTAAGAAcagagttttgcattcataaaaagacaaCGTTTTCCCAACGACAAATGTTTAACAAGAGtaacatgcttctacgaatagaaagcatttaaaaaaatagta comes from Rutidosis leptorrhynchoides isolate AG116_Rl617_1_P2 chromosome 4, CSIRO_AGI_Rlap_v1, whole genome shotgun sequence and encodes:
- the LOC139840220 gene encoding uncharacterized protein isoform X2 — translated: MDIAYIMRNRKTSDVAKDKAILTVDDLSIEENLDLSLDLISSDGVRIDAEPFKRESSVVRFRYCNGFGIRLVESNINTLKKVQYYCTERAKIQNDNESYNEIHLQRRLECFSNRFLNEHRVDAIDITIAAFELEIKSLVDLMIKDVDSMFSELTNEEKFYNIFFVNLKEYCSGKFKSMKNTLAAFGWHKKYIPWLERPHKIEFKELHCGYQQGFGFIANHLWNPKLLKVRFKEYKSLPFSIRLQWLTSHFILRRRCLAFSFFHYRKFDSDSDCDSDSDYGLEMVTSDGVYFDGTPLLGECLVIQARFMCGFGPKILQIDSNTLQMVMDFCEGHRNIGEDFIYDNYIFYNRLTMFNSKFRQQHHKSALRLIIAAFNLSLRSLIELMMEDVVDLFNKMTTDEVYDIFSVNLKENGDDRKFKFMKDRLYYYKWAFADLVSLEEKQDAGSRGVEPPNNNWNWNPELLKMTFDQYKYLTFDEQRQWLTAHFLLQTPSISSAFNERFKESDVVGDVDFVVDRSNDYISQWRSRKLST
- the LOC139840220 gene encoding uncharacterized protein isoform X1, whose amino-acid sequence is MDIAYIMRNRKTSDVAKDKAILTVDDLSIEENLDLSLDLISSDGVRIDAEPFKRESSVVRFRYCNGFGIRLVESNINTLKKVQYYCTERAKIQNDNESYNEIHLQRRLECFSNRFLNEHRVDAIDITIAAFELEIKSLVDLMIKDVDSMFSELTNEEKFYNIFFVNLKEYCSGKFKSMKNTLAAFGWHKKYIPWLERPHKIEFKELHCGYQQGFGFIANHLWNPKLLKVRFKEYKSLPFSIRLQWLTSHFILRRRCLAFSFFHYRKSADRPAPEAAPIGTKRCGKAGVKSNIAMEVTWLLNIKFDSDSDCDSDSDYGLEMVTSDGVYFDGTPLLGECLVIQARFMCGFGPKILQIDSNTLQMVMDFCEGHRNIGEDFIYDNYIFYNRLTMFNSKFRQQHHKSALRLIIAAFNLSLRSLIELMMEDVVDLFNKMTTDEVYDIFSVNLKENGDDRKFKFMKDRLYYYKWAFADLVSLEEKQDAGSRGVEPPNNNWNWNPELLKMTFDQYKYLTFDEQRQWLTAHFLLQTPSISSAFNERFKESDVVGDVDFVVDRSNDYISQWRSRKLST